In a single window of the Aridibaculum aurantiacum genome:
- a CDS encoding NAD(P)H-dependent oxidoreductase has translation MIPNDKAAIENPNSRPLRVLIISGSQRRQYNCPGVDSKSRTLMLKMAEMLPQEWEIDYEDLGNVFARQRIQPCNACVSTSMALCVWPCNCYTKNNKDEPDLMWDLDLYQRLDLADAWAIIGPVNWYAPSSNLKLMFDRLVCMNGGNPIESTIDHKDPEKAIELEHKEEWKEMSLNHLEGRTAAFFCYGDEGGDEFGEDGRPKLLRHKEYFNPAEEIFTKDTRNTYAPFVWQCRYGGIEVPDELWQYAIVGDGKKYSEMQAEHMVREDAFMNSFSNWVKAFTSFVGQKGKVPPAKYRAAGYTPPNHTIGDLKLGWRYFQMMIGKGPKDSSPQQQHDEGLNDDATWHPKKGEGEKLRQGLKD, from the coding sequence ATGATACCTAATGATAAAGCAGCCATAGAAAATCCAAACAGTCGCCCGCTTCGTGTTTTGATCATTTCCGGCAGCCAACGCAGGCAATACAACTGCCCCGGCGTAGACAGCAAATCAAGAACATTGATGCTGAAAATGGCTGAGATGCTACCGCAGGAATGGGAAATAGATTATGAAGACCTAGGAAATGTTTTTGCACGGCAACGCATCCAGCCATGCAATGCTTGTGTATCTACCAGTATGGCTTTGTGTGTATGGCCATGTAACTGCTATACAAAAAATAACAAAGACGAACCCGACCTGATGTGGGATCTTGACCTGTACCAACGGCTGGACCTGGCAGATGCATGGGCTATCATTGGACCTGTAAACTGGTATGCACCCAGCAGCAATCTCAAATTGATGTTTGACAGGCTGGTGTGCATGAATGGCGGCAACCCTATTGAGTCTACTATTGATCATAAAGACCCGGAAAAAGCTATAGAACTAGAGCACAAGGAAGAATGGAAAGAAATGAGCCTTAACCACCTGGAAGGCAGAACAGCAGCATTCTTTTGTTATGGCGACGAAGGTGGTGATGAATTTGGAGAGGATGGCCGGCCCAAGCTACTGCGACATAAAGAATACTTCAATCCTGCAGAAGAGATTTTTACCAAAGATACTCGCAATACTTACGCTCCTTTTGTATGGCAATGCAGGTACGGCGGCATAGAAGTGCCTGATGAATTGTGGCAATATGCTATCGTTGGTGATGGCAAGAAATACAGTGAAATGCAAGCGGAGCACATGGTAAGAGAAGATGCCTTCATGAACAGCTTTAGCAACTGGGTGAAAGCATTTACCAGTTTTGTTGGTCAAAAAGGAAAAGTACCACCGGCAAAATATCGTGCTGCCGGCTATACTCCACCAAACCATACCATCGGTGATCTGAAGTTAGGCTGGCGCTACTTCCAGATGATGATTGGAAAAGGACCTAAAGATTCCTCGCCACAACAGCAACATGATGAAGGATTGAATGATGACGCTACCTGGCATCCCAAGAAAGGTGAGGGTGAGAAACTACGCCAGGGGCTAAAAGATTAG
- a CDS encoding TIGR04283 family arsenosugar biosynthesis glycosyltransferase, with the protein MKQVAFFVLTGNKQNEEDLNQPMPPTISIIIPTYNEEQELPKLLTYLQQLPGGQSLKEIIVADGGSTDATIALAEQVGATVVVGGKGRAKQMNAAAKHATGDIIYFLHADSYPPANALAEITKAVKNKIACGCFRLRFNTTSYFLKMNAWLTRFDINAIRFGDQSLFVTRHAFEAVQGFDEAHIILEDQEIITRLRKQFSFTIIPYAVTTSDRKYRENGYVKLQAIFFVIYILYKLNIPQPKLVSLYRKWIRKGKV; encoded by the coding sequence TTGAAACAGGTTGCTTTCTTTGTACTTACTGGAAATAAACAAAACGAAGAAGATTTGAACCAACCAATGCCGCCGACCATTAGCATCATCATTCCCACTTATAACGAAGAACAAGAACTACCAAAACTGCTTACTTATTTACAACAGTTACCCGGTGGTCAATCATTGAAAGAGATAATTGTAGCTGACGGTGGCAGTACGGATGCAACTATAGCATTGGCTGAACAGGTAGGAGCAACTGTGGTAGTTGGTGGAAAAGGCCGTGCAAAGCAAATGAATGCAGCTGCAAAACATGCCACTGGCGATATAATATATTTTCTTCATGCAGATAGCTACCCACCGGCAAATGCATTGGCAGAAATAACTAAAGCAGTAAAAAATAAAATTGCTTGTGGTTGCTTTCGGTTACGCTTCAATACAACCAGCTATTTCTTGAAGATGAATGCGTGGCTCACAAGGTTCGACATCAATGCCATCAGGTTTGGGGACCAGAGCCTTTTTGTAACACGCCATGCTTTTGAGGCAGTGCAAGGTTTTGATGAAGCGCATATCATTTTGGAAGACCAAGAGATTATAACTAGGCTTAGAAAACAATTCTCCTTCACTATCATTCCCTACGCGGTCACCACTTCCGATAGGAAATACAGGGAAAATGGCTACGTAAAACTTCAGGCGATCTTTTTTGTTATCTATATTTTATACAAGCTAAACATCCCGCAGCCTAAGCTGGTAAGCCTGTATAGAAAGTGGATCAGGAAAGGCAAGGTGTAA
- the rpsO gene encoding 30S ribosomal protein S15, with protein MSYLTTEKRANIFAEYGGNAKNTGSIEGQIALLTERIQQISKHLQANKKDFSTQRGLMKMVGQRKSLLMYLSKHNLSGYRALIEKLGLRK; from the coding sequence ATGTCGTATCTAACTACAGAAAAAAGGGCAAACATATTTGCCGAATATGGCGGAAACGCAAAAAATACTGGGTCTATTGAAGGACAAATCGCTCTTTTGACTGAGCGCATTCAACAAATCTCCAAGCATCTACAAGCTAACAAAAAAGATTTTTCTACTCAACGTGGTCTTATGAAAATGGTAGGACAACGTAAAAGTTTATTGATGTACCTAAGCAAGCATAACCTAAGCGGTTACCGTGCTTTGATTGAAAAACTTGGATTGAGAAAATAA
- the pnp gene encoding polyribonucleotide nucleotidyltransferase → MLSQPTSVTFDIGAGREVTIETGKLARQADGAVTVRQGNCILLATVVANKEPREGQDFFPLSVDYQEKFASAGRIPGSFFKREARLNDYEVLTSRLIDRALRPLFPEDYFCDVQVLISLISSDAEVLPDALACLAASAALAVSDIPIKEIISEVRVARIDGEIVVNPSRTQLAKAEYEFIIAATEKNLMMVEGEAKECSEADLVEALQVAHDAIRVHIAAQRELRGKVGITAVREYKRPEQNEELKKKVEEFARDKVYQVSKSFGSKHERSEGYAAIKDEVIASLGEEVTDAEKKLAKKYYEDLKWEVVRNMMLEDRVRLDGRGLEDVRPLAMEVDPLPTPHGSALFTRGETQSLTTVTFGTKLDELLIESAAKSDYSNFILHYNFPPFSTGEVKMMRGVGRREVGHGNLAMRSLKQMMPGNDYPYTVRIVSDILESNGSSSMATVCAGSLALMDAGVPFAKHVSGVAMGLITREDGKYAILTDILGDEDHLGDMDFKVTGTRDGICGVQMDIKVDGLSMEVMTEALEQARRGRLHILDAMYECMPAARADVKPHAPRMEKLFIDKEFIGAVIGPQGKVIQEIQRETGTTINLEEVGNVGEVSIFSPEKEGLDKAVAWIKSIVAVPQVGDVYEATVKGIKEFGAFVEFMPGKQGLLHISEISWKRLETMEGVLNEGDVVKVKLIGLDPKTGKFKLSRKALMPKPDFAPREGGDGGRPQGGNRDGGNRDGGNREHGSNREHRGNREQGPRRDQSNSAQNNEGQDN, encoded by the coding sequence ATGTTGTCACAACCAACTAGTGTTACTTTCGATATAGGCGCAGGCCGCGAGGTAACCATAGAAACCGGGAAGCTAGCCCGGCAGGCCGACGGTGCTGTTACTGTTCGCCAGGGTAATTGTATTTTACTAGCTACAGTTGTAGCAAACAAAGAACCCAGAGAAGGACAAGATTTCTTTCCCCTGTCTGTAGATTACCAGGAAAAGTTCGCTTCTGCCGGACGTATCCCAGGTTCATTTTTTAAGCGCGAAGCACGACTGAATGATTATGAGGTTCTAACCAGCCGACTGATCGACCGTGCACTTCGTCCGCTATTCCCTGAAGATTATTTCTGCGATGTGCAGGTGCTGATCAGCCTTATTTCAAGTGATGCAGAGGTTTTGCCTGATGCATTGGCTTGCCTGGCTGCGTCTGCTGCACTGGCAGTTTCTGATATTCCCATCAAAGAGATCATTAGCGAAGTAAGAGTAGCCAGGATTGATGGTGAGATTGTTGTTAATCCTTCTCGTACACAATTGGCTAAAGCTGAATATGAATTCATCATTGCAGCTACTGAAAAGAACCTGATGATGGTGGAAGGTGAAGCGAAAGAATGTTCTGAAGCTGACCTTGTAGAAGCATTGCAGGTTGCTCACGATGCTATTCGTGTTCACATAGCTGCACAGCGTGAACTACGCGGTAAGGTGGGTATAACTGCAGTACGCGAGTATAAGCGCCCTGAGCAAAATGAAGAGCTTAAGAAAAAAGTAGAAGAATTTGCAAGAGATAAGGTTTACCAGGTATCTAAAAGCTTTGGTAGCAAGCACGAACGTAGCGAAGGATATGCTGCTATAAAAGACGAGGTTATTGCAAGTCTTGGCGAAGAAGTGACGGACGCAGAGAAGAAGCTTGCAAAAAAATATTACGAAGACCTGAAGTGGGAAGTAGTAAGGAATATGATGTTGGAAGATCGCGTTCGTTTAGATGGACGTGGATTGGAAGATGTTCGTCCTTTGGCAATGGAAGTAGATCCGCTGCCAACTCCACACGGTTCTGCATTATTCACTCGTGGTGAAACACAATCTCTTACCACTGTAACTTTCGGTACCAAACTAGATGAACTATTGATTGAAAGCGCTGCTAAATCTGATTACAGCAATTTCATTCTTCACTATAATTTCCCTCCATTTTCTACCGGTGAGGTCAAAATGATGCGTGGTGTAGGAAGGAGAGAAGTAGGTCATGGTAACCTGGCAATGCGCAGCTTGAAGCAGATGATGCCGGGTAATGATTATCCTTATACTGTACGTATCGTTTCAGATATTTTAGAAAGTAATGGTTCTTCTTCAATGGCTACTGTATGTGCGGGTTCACTTGCACTTATGGATGCTGGTGTGCCTTTCGCTAAGCATGTAAGTGGTGTAGCAATGGGATTGATCACACGTGAAGATGGTAAATACGCCATTCTTACCGACATCCTTGGTGATGAAGATCACCTGGGTGATATGGACTTCAAAGTAACTGGTACACGCGATGGTATCTGTGGTGTACAAATGGATATCAAGGTGGATGGTCTTAGCATGGAAGTGATGACCGAAGCGTTGGAGCAAGCTCGTCGCGGCCGTCTTCACATACTTGATGCAATGTATGAGTGTATGCCAGCTGCCCGTGCAGATGTTAAGCCTCATGCTCCAAGAATGGAGAAACTGTTCATTGATAAAGAATTCATTGGTGCGGTTATCGGGCCACAGGGTAAAGTGATACAAGAGATCCAACGTGAAACAGGAACTACCATCAATCTTGAAGAGGTTGGTAATGTAGGTGAAGTAAGCATTTTCTCTCCTGAGAAAGAAGGATTGGATAAGGCTGTAGCGTGGATCAAGAGCATCGTTGCTGTTCCTCAAGTGGGTGATGTTTACGAAGCAACTGTGAAAGGAATTAAAGAATTCGGTGCATTCGTTGAATTCATGCCGGGCAAACAAGGTTTATTGCACATAAGTGAAATAAGCTGGAAGCGCCTGGAGACCATGGAAGGCGTATTGAATGAAGGTGATGTGGTAAAGGTGAAGCTGATCGGTCTTGATCCTAAGACTGGTAAGTTCAAATTGAGCCGCAAAGCACTCATGCCTAAACCAGATTTCGCACCACGCGAAGGCGGTGATGGTGGTCGTCCGCAAGGTGGAAACAGGGACGGTGGTAACCGCGATGGCGGAAACCGTGAGCATGGTTCTAATCGTGAACACCGCGGCAACCGTGAACAAGGTCCTCGCAGAGATCAATCTAATTCTGCACAGAACAACGAAGGACAAGACAATTAA
- the prmA gene encoding 50S ribosomal protein L11 methyltransferase, whose product MADYLKIEIPVTDAQVKDQLLAVLSLMDFEGFEETDTAVLAYQEQDKFEEAELKMIIDQFGLTYSVSTEPQQNWNALWESNFDPVVVEDFCAIRAHFHEPIASAKHEILITPKMSFGTGHHATTYLMVKEMSQVDFDGKVVADFGTGTGILAILAEKLGAKEVVAIDYDEWSIENTKENVENNGCSAIAVLKLDHFGVSQKFDIILANINKNVILDNLAGLANGLASGGLLLLSGLLKSDETEVIAACEAKGLKWKHTNERNNWITIMLSY is encoded by the coding sequence ATGGCTGATTACTTAAAAATAGAGATACCTGTTACGGATGCACAGGTAAAAGATCAACTGCTGGCTGTTTTATCTCTTATGGATTTTGAAGGTTTTGAAGAGACAGACACTGCTGTTTTAGCTTACCAGGAGCAGGATAAATTTGAAGAAGCTGAGCTAAAGATGATCATCGACCAATTTGGTCTGACCTATTCAGTTTCTACAGAACCTCAACAAAACTGGAACGCACTATGGGAAAGCAATTTTGATCCTGTAGTAGTAGAAGATTTCTGTGCTATCCGTGCTCATTTTCATGAACCTATTGCGTCAGCAAAACATGAAATATTGATAACGCCAAAGATGAGTTTTGGAACTGGTCATCATGCAACAACTTACCTAATGGTAAAAGAGATGAGCCAGGTTGATTTTGATGGTAAAGTGGTGGCTGACTTTGGTACAGGTACGGGAATACTAGCCATACTAGCAGAAAAGCTTGGCGCTAAGGAGGTGGTAGCAATTGATTATGATGAATGGAGCATTGAGAACACCAAGGAAAATGTAGAAAACAACGGCTGCTCAGCTATTGCTGTACTTAAGCTTGATCATTTTGGCGTCAGCCAAAAGTTCGACATAATCCTGGCCAACATCAATAAAAATGTGATACTGGATAATTTAGCCGGCCTTGCAAATGGCCTTGCCAGCGGTGGGTTATTATTGTTAAGTGGCTTACTTAAATCTGATGAAACTGAAGTGATTGCTGCATGTGAAGCGAAAGGTCTTAAGTGGAAACACACGAACGAAAGGAACAACTGGATCACCATCATGTTATCATATTAA
- the plsY gene encoding glycerol-3-phosphate 1-O-acyltransferase PlsY: MNEFLLIVVAYVIGSIPTSVWVSKYFFGIDIRDYGSGNAGATNTYRVLGSRWGTFVMVADVLKGVIATSLYILIPYYLQDEWHRTNLMVGLGLASVLGHIFPVFADFKGGKGVATLFGMVIAIQPLVAICCVGVFLLVLYLTRFVSLSSILASIAFAVFILFIFNEKETLYRVFAVAVALMVILTHQKNINRILNGTESKVPILKYRDRRRSRRKF; the protein is encoded by the coding sequence ATGAATGAATTTCTTCTGATTGTAGTGGCATATGTCATAGGCTCTATTCCAACTTCCGTTTGGGTAAGTAAATACTTTTTTGGAATAGATATCCGTGACTATGGTAGTGGCAATGCAGGAGCAACCAATACCTATCGTGTGCTTGGTTCCAGGTGGGGAACATTTGTAATGGTAGCTGATGTTTTAAAAGGAGTTATTGCTACCTCTCTTTATATTCTTATTCCTTATTATTTGCAAGATGAATGGCACCGTACAAACCTGATGGTTGGTTTAGGTTTAGCTTCAGTGCTTGGTCATATATTCCCGGTTTTTGCCGATTTTAAAGGTGGTAAGGGTGTAGCTACTCTATTTGGAATGGTAATAGCTATTCAGCCATTAGTAGCCATCTGTTGTGTAGGTGTTTTTTTGTTGGTGCTTTATCTAACGCGTTTTGTTTCTCTTAGTTCAATTTTGGCAAGTATAGCATTTGCTGTTTTTATTCTTTTCATTTTCAACGAGAAGGAAACCTTATACAGGGTATTTGCCGTAGCGGTGGCGTTAATGGTTATACTGACGCACCAGAAAAATATCAACCGCATTCTTAACGGCACAGAAAGCAAAGTGCCTATTTTAAAGTATAGGGACAGGCGCAGGAGCCGCAGGAAGTTTTAG
- a CDS encoding M48 family metallopeptidase, translating into MKKSMSLLSIGTMMLVVACTTNAITGRRQLSLVPESQLQQMAQTEYRSFLSQNRVVAPSQNKDAEMVRRVGSRIANAVTSYYKGQGLANEIQNYQWEYNLVNDNSVNAWCMPGGKIVVYTGLLPVTQNEAALAVVVGHEVAHAVAKHGSERMSQGLIQQLGGVALDVALSSRSQETRGLFNAAYGVGSQVGYTLPHSRKQELEADRLGLIYTALAGYNPREAVPLWERMKAMSGGNRPAEFMSTHPAEDTRIRELQRMMPEALKYYKPAGSK; encoded by the coding sequence ATGAAAAAATCAATGTCCTTGTTGAGTATAGGCACCATGATGCTGGTTGTGGCCTGTACAACCAACGCAATCACCGGAAGAAGACAACTCTCTCTCGTTCCTGAGAGCCAATTACAGCAAATGGCTCAAACTGAATACCGATCTTTTTTAAGCCAGAATAGGGTAGTAGCGCCTTCGCAAAATAAAGATGCTGAAATGGTGCGCAGGGTAGGAAGCCGTATTGCCAATGCCGTTACCAGTTATTATAAAGGGCAGGGGCTGGCTAATGAAATTCAAAACTACCAGTGGGAATACAATTTAGTTAATGATAATTCGGTGAACGCATGGTGTATGCCGGGCGGAAAGATTGTTGTTTATACAGGTCTTTTACCTGTTACTCAAAATGAAGCAGCACTTGCGGTAGTAGTAGGACATGAAGTAGCACATGCTGTGGCTAAGCACGGAAGTGAAAGAATGAGCCAGGGACTTATTCAGCAATTAGGTGGTGTGGCGTTAGATGTAGCTTTATCAAGCCGTTCGCAAGAAACACGTGGACTATTTAATGCAGCATATGGAGTAGGTAGCCAGGTTGGTTATACGCTACCTCACAGCCGTAAGCAGGAACTGGAAGCTGATAGGCTTGGTTTGATCTATACAGCACTGGCAGGTTACAATCCACGCGAAGCCGTTCCTTTATGGGAACGAATGAAAGCAATGAGTGGTGGTAATCGTCCAGCAGAATTCATGAGTACACACCCTGCAGAAGATACACGTATCAGGGAGCTTCAAAGAATGATGCCTGAAGCACTGAAATATTACAAACCTGCAGGTTCTAAATAA
- a CDS encoding YdeI/OmpD-associated family protein: MSQQSLLEKLQVVNEKNLLIQGLPSSIEKQFVKLSYSKNVTPLLKIKKIDFALVFAINANQLNSILKEVIPCLNGEGKLWVAAPKSSSKIASDLNRDCSWDILCNNHYENVEQITLDHVWSATLFKRSANAAAVKLECKQVEEESSNSVDIKSVDFDKNLVVPPVELEKIFTRHKKAHEVFQNLSVKDQKEYVEWIEGAKRKDTRSRRLEATVEKLLAGKKTPLEK; the protein is encoded by the coding sequence ATGTCTCAACAAAGTTTGTTGGAAAAGTTGCAGGTAGTTAATGAAAAGAATTTGTTGATCCAGGGTCTTCCTTCAAGCATCGAAAAGCAGTTTGTAAAGTTATCTTACTCCAAAAATGTCACTCCTCTACTAAAGATCAAAAAGATCGATTTTGCTTTAGTTTTTGCCATCAACGCCAACCAGTTGAACAGCATTTTGAAAGAAGTGATCCCTTGCCTGAACGGTGAAGGAAAATTATGGGTAGCTGCACCTAAGAGTTCCAGTAAAATTGCAAGCGACTTAAATCGTGACTGTAGCTGGGATATTCTTTGTAACAACCATTACGAAAATGTAGAGCAGATAACGCTAGATCATGTATGGTCTGCTACCTTGTTTAAAAGATCTGCAAACGCAGCAGCAGTTAAATTAGAATGTAAACAAGTGGAAGAGGAAAGCTCAAATTCCGTTGATATCAAATCTGTTGATTTTGATAAAAACCTGGTAGTTCCTCCGGTAGAACTTGAAAAGATATTTACCCGCCACAAAAAAGCACACGAGGTTTTCCAAAATCTATCTGTAAAAGATCAGAAGGAATATGTAGAATGGATAGAAGGTGCGAAGCGGAAAGACACACGCAGCCGCAGGCTTGAAGCTACAGTTGAAAAACTACTCGCAGGTAAAAAGACACCATTAGAGAAATAA
- the dnaG gene encoding DNA primase, whose translation MITPNTIQQITSRIDIVEIVGEFVKLKKRGANYLGNCPFHNEKSPSFTVSPSKEIYKCFGCGKSGNAIGFLMDHEKYSYVEALKWLAVRYNVEVEETQVSPEVRQQQQVAESLYAINNFAQKHLSRNLFDTEEGKAVGLSYLQYRGFREEIIQKFQLGYNLEARDDLAKTLLANQFNIENVQRTGLVVVRNDEPVDNYRGRIIFPVHNHTGKIIGFGARLIKNNDRAPKYINTPENELYIKSKILYGTYFARQAIDKFDECLLVEGYTDVISLHQAGIENVVASGGTSLTTDQLRLIRKHTNNLTIIYDGDNAGVKAALRGLDMAIEEGLNVRLVLIPDKEDPDSYVNKVGAAAFRAFVEENKKDFIIFQLDIMLQQAGNDSGKRSAVVNQVAETLSKINKTEDFTRQQDYIRQCSAILKIDETGFTNLVNKFKREKLEKEERAKPSDLPPEPQEWDNQPPPTDDVSLLLEQDERQEKNLIRVLLEFGLKQWDEEQTIADYILNELDSFSIDSRELDQMLQVYKDLYYAGQQPTLKSLLYHEDEAIRKQVVNLSVQQYELSPKWDVIMEGLNINNRDTSRQDVIMSLNYFKLRKIKRMFDENQQDIEKATSFEEQMDLIRVHAQLKEEEQKITKALGTVIFK comes from the coding sequence ATGATTACCCCTAACACCATACAACAGATTACCAGCCGGATTGATATTGTGGAAATTGTTGGTGAATTTGTGAAACTTAAGAAGCGTGGAGCCAATTATTTGGGGAATTGTCCATTCCACAACGAGAAATCTCCTTCTTTCACTGTATCTCCAAGTAAGGAAATCTATAAGTGCTTTGGCTGTGGTAAAAGCGGCAATGCCATTGGCTTCCTGATGGACCACGAGAAGTACTCGTACGTGGAGGCTCTGAAGTGGCTGGCTGTCCGATACAATGTGGAGGTAGAGGAAACGCAGGTAAGCCCTGAGGTAAGACAACAACAGCAGGTAGCAGAGAGCCTGTACGCCATCAACAACTTTGCACAAAAACATCTTTCACGCAATCTTTTTGATACGGAAGAAGGCAAGGCTGTAGGACTTAGCTACCTGCAATACCGTGGCTTCAGGGAAGAGATCATCCAAAAGTTCCAGTTAGGATATAACCTGGAAGCGAGGGATGACCTTGCGAAGACATTGCTCGCTAACCAGTTCAATATTGAGAATGTACAGCGGACTGGATTGGTGGTAGTACGAAATGATGAACCTGTAGATAACTACAGAGGAAGGATCATTTTCCCGGTGCACAATCACACTGGTAAAATAATAGGATTTGGAGCCAGGCTGATTAAGAATAACGATCGCGCTCCTAAATACATCAACACGCCGGAGAATGAGCTTTATATAAAAAGTAAGATCCTCTACGGCACCTACTTTGCCCGGCAAGCCATTGATAAATTTGATGAATGCCTGCTCGTAGAAGGATATACCGATGTTATCAGCTTACACCAGGCAGGAATAGAAAACGTTGTAGCAAGTGGCGGCACCTCGCTTACTACTGATCAGCTACGGTTGATCAGGAAGCATACAAACAACCTAACAATTATCTATGATGGTGACAATGCAGGTGTAAAAGCTGCACTGCGCGGTTTGGATATGGCCATTGAAGAAGGTTTGAATGTGAGGCTTGTGCTAATACCGGATAAAGAGGATCCGGATAGTTATGTAAATAAAGTAGGCGCTGCGGCCTTCAGGGCTTTTGTAGAAGAGAACAAGAAAGACTTTATCATCTTCCAGCTGGATATAATGCTGCAGCAAGCAGGTAATGATTCAGGTAAACGAAGTGCGGTAGTAAACCAGGTGGCAGAGACGCTTAGTAAAATCAATAAGACGGAAGACTTCACGCGCCAGCAGGACTATATCCGCCAATGCTCTGCTATTTTAAAAATCGATGAAACTGGTTTCACCAATCTTGTAAATAAATTTAAGAGAGAGAAGCTGGAAAAGGAAGAACGGGCAAAGCCTTCTGATCTTCCACCCGAGCCACAGGAATGGGATAACCAGCCACCACCTACCGACGATGTTAGTTTATTACTTGAGCAGGATGAACGCCAGGAGAAAAACCTGATAAGGGTATTGCTTGAATTTGGCCTGAAGCAATGGGATGAAGAGCAAACAATAGCAGATTATATTTTAAATGAATTGGATTCTTTTAGTATAGATAGCAGGGAACTGGATCAGATGTTACAGGTATATAAAGACCTTTATTATGCGGGTCAACAACCTACACTGAAATCATTGCTGTACCATGAAGACGAGGCTATACGTAAGCAGGTGGTTAACCTGAGCGTACAGCAATACGAACTGAGTCCAAAGTGGGATGTGATCATGGAAGGCTTGAACATAAACAACCGCGACACCAGCAGGCAGGATGTGATCATGAGCCTGAATTACTTCAAGCTGCGTAAGATCAAAAGAATGTTTGATGAGAACCAGCAAGACATTGAAAAAGCCACATCTTTTGAAGAACAGATGGACCTGATAAGGGTACACGCACAACTAAAAGAAGAAGAGCAGAAAATTACAAAAGCGTTAGGTACAGTAATATTTAAATAA
- a CDS encoding response regulator: MSSTPSSKLRILLADDDTDDSFLFNEALEQSEIPVDFTHAEDGNALIEMLHTTNKPDLLFLDVNMPYKNGIECLQEIRAKEEFQDMPIIIYSTTNYKMNIDACYEKGADLYVVKPSTFEDIMKMIRKVCSRDWFRKKKPSPEGFILSDFE, from the coding sequence ATGAGTTCTACCCCTTCTTCCAAATTACGCATTTTACTTGCCGATGATGATACGGATGATTCCTTCTTGTTCAATGAAGCTCTTGAACAATCAGAAATACCTGTAGACTTTACGCATGCGGAAGACGGTAATGCTCTTATAGAAATGCTGCACACTACCAACAAGCCTGACCTTCTTTTCCTGGATGTGAATATGCCTTATAAGAACGGGATTGAGTGTTTGCAGGAAATAAGAGCGAAGGAAGAGTTTCAAGATATGCCCATCATTATCTATTCTACTACCAATTACAAAATGAACATAGATGCGTGTTATGAAAAAGGCGCGGATCTGTACGTAGTTAAGCCCAGCACTTTTGAGGATATCATGAAAATGATACGCAAGGTGTGTAGCAGGGACTGGTTCAGGAAAAAGAAACCTTCGCCAGAAGGCTTTATTTTAAGTGACTTTGAATAG